A genomic region of Spirochaetota bacterium contains the following coding sequences:
- a CDS encoding formate acetyltransferase — protein sequence MSDRIAELKKAVMEQRPGICTERALIWTKYYRRRANRKKPAPIAIAEALSCVLAEKTVRIYPRELIVGNYTSKRVGGSIFPELHGIPVLLDLFTFTRRETNPLEISPKERRKLIGIIPFWLFRFLGFRAFRSPIAKARFILDQLVARWYLINESGGISHFAPDYETLLAIGTDGYRQKASGLQAGTEPGSGEWNFYEGIKIICEGLARFGERYAACAEEMASTVEDDARRQELMDIARVCRRVPRFRARTLREAVQSLFFAQIALNIESLDNSVCPGRMDSYLYPYYIEDLRSGKLDREAAKEVLSCLSVKMSEIIPVFSRHLTNFHGGMFNGQVVTVGGTDEAGNDTTNELSYIFLEIMDELRMRQPNYHARMHRASPAQYLGSITAMLAAGSNSPALYGDEAIVAAMVRHGYEPTDARDYTGVGCVEPVSQGRSFSSTDAAIFNVPGVLELALNGGRRFGKIASSGAHTMSPKLMSSMDDVLSAFDTQLRAVMERLIRDLRAVERANRLYHPTPLTSMLIRGCLESGRCSTAGGARYNFSGVQCVAPADTGDALRAIEKAVFQDKRYTLAELVSILKKNIPDEKDRVYLECIVKFGNDDDEADRWTRYVAETFEKTLSSQGKNTRGGDYVMGLYSVTAHEYFGRITGALPHGRRKGESFASGISPQNGKDLRGPTALLNSVNRLETTRVGNGLNFNLKFDPHTLRGPEGTGALQALIRTYFSRGGMQAQINVLDPSVLIEARNDPSRYPNLLVRVSGYSAYFNDLSPAMKDEIIRRSTLETGESA from the coding sequence ATCTCCGATAGAATCGCAGAGCTGAAAAAGGCCGTGATGGAGCAGAGGCCCGGCATTTGCACCGAGCGGGCCCTTATCTGGACGAAGTACTATCGCCGAAGGGCAAACAGGAAAAAACCGGCGCCCATCGCCATTGCCGAGGCCCTCTCCTGCGTCCTTGCGGAAAAGACGGTCAGGATATATCCCCGGGAGCTCATCGTCGGCAATTACACATCGAAACGGGTCGGCGGCTCAATCTTCCCGGAGCTCCACGGCATACCGGTGCTCCTCGACCTTTTCACATTCACCCGAAGGGAAACAAACCCCCTTGAGATCTCGCCGAAAGAAAGACGGAAGCTCATCGGGATCATTCCCTTCTGGCTCTTCCGATTCCTGGGCTTCAGGGCCTTCCGATCGCCGATAGCGAAGGCGAGGTTCATCCTCGATCAGCTCGTTGCCCGCTGGTACCTGATCAATGAATCCGGGGGCATATCCCACTTCGCGCCCGATTATGAAACGCTCCTCGCTATCGGAACCGACGGATACAGGCAAAAAGCTTCGGGGCTCCAGGCCGGGACGGAACCGGGCTCCGGGGAATGGAATTTCTACGAGGGCATAAAGATCATATGCGAGGGACTGGCCCGCTTCGGCGAACGGTACGCGGCCTGCGCCGAGGAAATGGCTTCCACAGTGGAGGATGACGCGCGCCGGCAGGAGCTGATGGACATCGCCCGGGTGTGCCGCCGCGTTCCCCGGTTCAGGGCCCGCACGCTCAGGGAGGCGGTCCAGTCGCTCTTTTTCGCGCAGATCGCCCTGAACATCGAAAGCCTTGACAACTCGGTGTGCCCCGGCCGCATGGACAGTTATCTGTATCCGTATTATATCGAGGACCTTCGGTCCGGGAAGCTGGACCGGGAAGCGGCGAAGGAGGTCCTCTCCTGCCTTTCCGTCAAGATGTCCGAGATCATACCGGTGTTTTCCCGTCACCTGACCAATTTCCACGGAGGGATGTTCAACGGCCAGGTGGTTACCGTGGGCGGGACCGATGAGGCGGGAAACGATACCACCAACGAGCTCTCCTATATCTTCCTGGAGATAATGGACGAACTCAGGATGAGGCAGCCCAATTACCATGCCCGGATGCACCGCGCCTCGCCGGCGCAGTACCTCGGCTCCATCACGGCCATGCTGGCGGCCGGAAGCAATTCCCCGGCCCTCTACGGCGACGAGGCTATCGTCGCCGCCATGGTCAGGCACGGTTACGAACCCACAGACGCGCGGGATTACACCGGCGTGGGCTGCGTGGAGCCTGTGTCCCAGGGAAGGAGCTTCTCGTCGACCGACGCGGCCATATTCAACGTCCCCGGCGTGCTTGAGCTCGCCCTGAACGGTGGACGGCGGTTCGGGAAGATCGCCAGTTCCGGCGCGCATACCATGTCTCCGAAGTTAATGTCTTCCATGGATGACGTTCTTTCGGCCTTCGACACGCAGCTCCGCGCCGTGATGGAGCGCCTCATCCGGGACCTCCGCGCAGTGGAGAGGGCCAACCGGCTCTATCATCCCACGCCGCTGACAAGCATGCTGATCCGGGGTTGCCTCGAGAGCGGCCGCTGCAGCACCGCCGGCGGCGCCCGGTATAACTTCTCCGGGGTTCAGTGCGTGGCGCCGGCAGACACGGGCGACGCCCTCAGGGCCATCGAGAAGGCGGTGTTTCAGGACAAACGGTATACCCTGGCGGAGCTTGTCTCGATCCTGAAGAAGAACATACCCGACGAGAAGGACCGCGTCTATCTCGAATGCATCGTGAAGTTCGGCAACGATGACGACGAAGCCGATCGATGGACCAGGTACGTGGCGGAGACCTTTGAAAAGACCCTCTCATCACAGGGGAAAAATACCAGGGGAGGCGATTATGTAATGGGCCTCTACTCGGTAACGGCCCACGAGTACTTCGGGAGGATCACCGGTGCCCTCCCCCATGGCAGAAGGAAGGGAGAGAGCTTTGCCTCCGGCATATCGCCCCAGAATGGGAAGGATCTCAGGGGACCGACGGCGCTGCTCAACTCGGTGAACCGCCTCGAAACGACAAGGGTCGGGAACGGCCTCAATTTCAACCTGAAGTTCGACCCCCACACCCTGCGGGGCCCCGAGGGGACCGGCGCCCTTCAGGCCCTCATACGGACCTATTTTTCGCGGGGAGGGATGCAGGCCCAGATCAACGTGCTGGACCCGTCGGTGCTTATCGAGGCGAGGAACGATCCGTCGCGGTATCCGAACCTGCTGGTGCGGGTATCCGGATATTCGGCGTACTTCAACGACCTCTCGCCCGCGATGAAGGACGAGATCATCAGGCGGAGCACCCTGGAGACAGGTGAATCGGCGTAA
- the flgE gene encoding flagellar hook protein FlgE yields MMRALYSGVAGLKNHQTRMDVVSNNISNVNTYGFKTSRVTFQDMISQTLSGAAKPEENRGGVNPKQVGLGMTIASIDRIFTQGSLQTTGNQTDLAISGDGFFVVSDGDRKFYTRAGTFGIDKNGTLVNPGNGLKVQGWMATRNQAGEMVVNPSGSLEDIVIPIYGKVDAKETSNIKYKCNLDSRYSVVPPNATGRMRSSAGVTTNIDAYDNQGNTHRLTMVFWKTGPNQWTASAAIGGSTTPLTLDVPAGAAQQNNANPSSRINLRFSPDGKLVSVADEGTPDESNQGSLIVNANWRVAGDPNMRTIQLDMGKAGLLEGVTQFASAATTKAVEQDGFNMGYMESFNVDNSGIITGVYSNGTKRSIGQVGMAVFTNPQGLTATGENLFEVSNNSGAANEGAANTQGRGKVVAGTLEMSNVDLSDQFTDMIVTQRGFQANSRSITTADQMLQELLSLKR; encoded by the coding sequence ATGATGCGTGCACTCTATTCCGGTGTTGCCGGTCTGAAGAACCACCAGACCAGGATGGATGTTGTGAGCAACAACATCTCGAACGTGAACACCTACGGCTTTAAGACGAGCCGTGTCACATTCCAGGACATGATCTCCCAGACCCTGTCCGGGGCGGCCAAGCCCGAGGAAAACCGCGGCGGCGTCAACCCGAAACAGGTGGGACTCGGCATGACCATCGCCTCCATCGACAGGATATTCACCCAGGGGAGCCTCCAGACCACCGGCAACCAGACCGACCTGGCCATATCCGGCGACGGATTCTTCGTCGTGTCCGACGGGGACCGGAAATTCTACACCCGGGCCGGCACCTTCGGCATCGACAAGAACGGCACGCTGGTGAATCCGGGCAACGGGCTCAAGGTCCAGGGATGGATGGCTACCCGCAACCAGGCCGGGGAGATGGTGGTCAACCCGAGCGGGTCCCTCGAGGACATCGTCATTCCCATATACGGAAAGGTCGACGCGAAGGAAACATCGAACATCAAGTACAAGTGCAATCTCGACTCGCGCTATTCCGTGGTTCCTCCCAACGCCACGGGACGCATGCGCTCATCGGCAGGGGTCACCACCAACATAGACGCATATGACAACCAGGGGAACACGCACCGCCTCACCATGGTGTTCTGGAAGACCGGCCCGAACCAGTGGACCGCGTCCGCGGCGATCGGCGGATCGACGACTCCCCTCACCCTTGACGTGCCGGCCGGCGCCGCCCAGCAGAACAACGCGAACCCCTCATCCCGGATCAACCTCCGCTTCAGCCCGGACGGCAAGCTCGTGTCCGTGGCCGACGAGGGGACTCCGGACGAATCGAACCAGGGGAGCCTCATCGTGAACGCCAACTGGCGCGTGGCGGGAGACCCCAACATGCGCACCATCCAGCTCGACATGGGCAAGGCCGGTCTCCTCGAGGGCGTGACCCAGTTCGCCTCGGCCGCGACGACCAAGGCGGTGGAGCAGGACGGCTTCAACATGGGATACATGGAATCGTTCAACGTGGACAACTCCGGCATCATAACCGGCGTCTACTCCAACGGAACCAAGCGCTCCATCGGCCAGGTCGGCATGGCGGTCTTCACCAACCCGCAGGGCCTCACCGCCACGGGCGAGAACCTCTTCGAGGTGTCCAACAACTCGGGAGCGGCCAACGAGGGAGCGGCCAACACCCAGGGCCGGGGCAAGGTTGTGGCCGGGACCCTGGAAATGTCCAACGTGGACCTGTCGGACCAGTTCACCGACATGATCGTCACCCAGCGCGGGTTCCAGGCGAACTCGCGGTCCATCACCACCGCCGACCAGATGCTGCAGGAGCTTCTGAGCCTGAAGCGGTAA
- a CDS encoding flagellar hook assembly protein FlgD — translation MSAEEMMAARLEADLVNKKVNHGKEGIKGVADKDMFMKLLVTQLKYQDPTRPMEDREFIAQMAQFSSLEQMSNLNKEMGNLLKSARSNEAFSILGKQIDALNPLTNRRVSGVVSSIQYNGDEQILMVGNEQVRMGDISAVRNAEVPAASAAAAYSSAATISTSIKGSMEQKAGNNQMNGRDAVQSNQ, via the coding sequence ATGTCAGCGGAAGAGATGATGGCGGCGCGGCTCGAAGCCGACCTGGTCAACAAGAAGGTCAACCATGGCAAGGAAGGGATCAAGGGCGTGGCCGACAAGGACATGTTCATGAAGCTTCTCGTCACCCAGCTGAAATACCAGGACCCGACCAGGCCCATGGAAGACCGCGAATTCATCGCCCAGATGGCCCAGTTCTCATCGCTGGAGCAGATGTCCAACCTGAACAAGGAGATGGGAAATTTATTGAAGAGCGCCCGCTCCAACGAGGCCTTCTCGATACTGGGAAAACAGATTGACGCACTGAATCCGCTGACCAACCGGCGCGTATCCGGCGTCGTGTCGTCCATACAGTACAACGGCGACGAGCAGATCCTCATGGTCGGCAACGAGCAGGTCCGCATGGGCGACATCAGCGCCGTGCGGAACGCCGAGGTGCCGGCAGCGAGCGCTGCGGCCGCCTATTCAAGCGCCGCCACGATATCAACGAGCATAAAGGGCTCGATGGAACAAAAAGCGGGAAATAATCAGATGAACGGCAGGGACGCCGTCCAGAGCAACCAATAA
- a CDS encoding FadR family transcriptional regulator: protein MNNLTDTLLEKLEADILRGIYPIGSRFPSEREISEQYGVSRVTTRDVLARLSHMGLLIRRPQSGTYVNDYFTKASIDLLARIMQTTDAVEPEILISLLEFRRINEMQAARKSALLMSVDDAVTLEKTVGRLGGMANDVKALSDCDNEIHWAIINHSGNIVLALLFHSFRSIYRHYTQFFYGLAGTADAVFPLYRRLAAAIRKRDGDYAASVMESILVYAENRVKDALPENSGDAKISLSIFRQEEKETLDEKTE, encoded by the coding sequence ATGAACAATCTCACGGATACATTGCTGGAGAAGCTGGAAGCGGACATTCTCAGGGGGATATATCCCATCGGCAGCAGGTTTCCCTCGGAGCGGGAGATATCGGAACAGTACGGCGTAAGCAGGGTGACGACAAGGGACGTTCTAGCGCGGCTGAGCCACATGGGGCTTTTGATCAGGAGGCCCCAGAGCGGGACCTATGTGAACGATTATTTTACCAAGGCTTCAATCGACCTCCTGGCGAGGATCATGCAGACGACCGATGCCGTCGAACCGGAGATACTTATTTCGCTCCTGGAATTCCGCAGGATAAACGAGATGCAGGCGGCCCGGAAATCGGCCCTCTTGATGTCCGTCGATGATGCAGTCACGCTGGAGAAGACGGTCGGCCGCCTGGGAGGCATGGCGAACGATGTCAAGGCATTGAGCGATTGCGATAATGAAATACACTGGGCAATCATCAACCATTCCGGCAATATCGTGCTGGCGCTCCTGTTCCACTCGTTTCGATCAATCTATCGACATTACACGCAATTTTTCTACGGCCTCGCCGGAACCGCCGATGCCGTATTCCCCCTCTACCGCAGGCTCGCCGCGGCGATAAGAAAGCGCGACGGGGATTACGCGGCGAGCGTCATGGAATCGATCCTGGTGTACGCGGAAAACAGGGTGAAGGACGCGCTCCCTGAGAATAGCGGGGACGCTAAAATCAGCCTGTCCATTTTCCGGCAGGAGGAAAAGGAAACGTTGGACGAAAAAACTGAATAA
- the trpS gene encoding tryptophan--tRNA ligase, producing the protein MARILSGIQPSGTLHIANYFAMMKPMIEYQHDNDLFCFIVNYHAMTSNQEGERLRNYTLEAALDFLALGLDPEKSHFWVQSDVPEVTELTWILSCHTSLGLLERSHSYKDKVAHGIVPNTGLYTYPVLMAADILLYQANIVPVGKDQKQHVEITRDIAIRFNNTYGDIFTIPEPRISDDVAVIPGIDGQKMSKSYDNTIEIFEDEKSLKKKVMRIVTDSTPVEEPKNPETCSLFALYKLFAEPAKVENMRDRYTKGGLGYGEVKKELLGLIWEYFAPFRKKREELSGDKGEVIRILKKGADKTRAVAAPTMAKVKEVTGLLYEK; encoded by the coding sequence ATGGCACGAATACTATCCGGCATACAGCCGTCAGGAACCCTTCACATCGCCAATTACTTCGCCATGATGAAGCCGATGATCGAATACCAGCATGATAACGACCTCTTCTGCTTTATCGTCAATTACCATGCCATGACCAGCAACCAGGAGGGGGAGCGCCTCAGGAACTACACCCTGGAAGCGGCCCTCGATTTTCTCGCCCTGGGCCTGGACCCGGAGAAAAGCCACTTCTGGGTCCAGTCGGACGTGCCCGAGGTGACGGAGCTGACCTGGATACTCTCCTGCCACACCTCCCTGGGGCTCCTGGAGCGGAGCCACAGCTACAAGGACAAGGTGGCCCACGGCATCGTGCCCAATACCGGCCTCTACACCTACCCGGTGCTCATGGCCGCGGACATACTCCTCTACCAGGCCAATATCGTCCCGGTGGGAAAGGATCAGAAGCAGCACGTGGAGATCACCCGGGACATCGCCATCCGCTTCAACAACACCTACGGCGACATCTTCACGATCCCGGAGCCGCGGATCTCCGACGATGTAGCCGTGATCCCCGGCATCGACGGCCAGAAGATGTCCAAGAGCTACGACAACACCATCGAGATATTCGAGGACGAGAAATCCCTCAAGAAGAAGGTGATGAGGATCGTCACCGATTCAACGCCGGTGGAAGAGCCGAAGAACCCGGAGACCTGCAGCCTCTTCGCCCTTTACAAGCTCTTCGCGGAGCCGGCGAAGGTCGAGAACATGCGCGACCGCTACACGAAGGGCGGCCTCGGCTACGGCGAGGTCAAGAAGGAGCTCCTCGGCCTCATCTGGGAATACTTCGCGCCCTTCCGGAAAAAGCGCGAGGAATTAAGCGGGGACAAGGGCGAGGTGATCAGGATCTTAAAGAAAGGGGCTGATAAGACCCGGGCAGTGGCGGCGCCCACCATGGCCAAGGTCAAGGAAGTGACCGGCCTCCTGTACGAAAAGTAA
- a CDS encoding glycyl-radical enzyme activating protein produces MNTKPSSEKIERAIISNIQRFSLHDGPGIRTTVFLKGCPLRCLWCQNPETLSARPEVAFRHKRCIGCGACLAACRYDAIIQGEDRRVDYSRCTGCGDCVKVCPGGALSLIGEEWLTEELAAELAMDKDFFRESGGGVTFSGGEPLMHPAFLRSVCGLLRGRGISVTVETCGFFDRSHVDMLAQHADVIYYDLKHMDPEKHRELTGRDNGRILENFSALAVVHGGLQPRIPVIPGMNDDNENIRRCASFILSNGIRSIHCLPYNPLGRDKLRWINTDQRPLEIKAQGTDRMEELKSLFQKEGVDAIVYS; encoded by the coding sequence ATGAACACAAAACCTTCATCCGAAAAAATCGAGCGGGCCATTATCAGCAATATCCAGCGGTTTTCCCTCCATGACGGGCCGGGCATCAGGACAACGGTTTTCCTGAAAGGCTGCCCGCTGCGATGCCTCTGGTGCCAGAATCCGGAAACCCTTTCAGCAAGGCCCGAAGTGGCCTTCAGGCACAAACGCTGCATAGGCTGCGGCGCATGTCTCGCCGCATGCCGTTACGATGCCATCATCCAGGGGGAAGACCGGCGCGTCGATTATTCCCGGTGCACCGGCTGCGGCGATTGCGTGAAGGTATGCCCCGGCGGCGCCCTCAGCCTTATCGGCGAAGAATGGCTCACCGAAGAACTTGCCGCCGAGCTTGCCATGGATAAAGACTTCTTCCGGGAATCCGGCGGCGGCGTCACCTTCTCCGGCGGCGAGCCCCTCATGCATCCCGCGTTCCTCCGGTCGGTATGCGGGCTTCTCCGCGGGCGGGGCATTTCCGTTACGGTGGAGACCTGCGGCTTCTTCGACCGGTCCCATGTGGACATGCTGGCGCAACACGCCGATGTCATCTATTACGACCTGAAGCACATGGACCCCGAGAAGCACAGGGAGCTCACCGGCCGGGACAATGGGCGCATACTGGAGAATTTCTCCGCACTGGCTGTCGTTCACGGCGGTCTGCAGCCGCGGATCCCCGTCATACCGGGCATGAACGACGACAACGAGAACATCAGGCGCTGCGCTTCGTTCATTCTCTCCAATGGAATACGGAGCATCCATTGCCTGCCCTACAATCCCCTCGGGAGGGACAAGCTCCGGTGGATCAATACCGATCAAAGACCCCTTGAAATCAAGGCGCAGGGAACCGATAGAATGGAAGAGCTGAAATCTCTTTTTCAGAAGGAGGGAGTCGATGCAATCGTGTACAGCTGA
- a CDS encoding flagellar hook-length control protein FliK, with amino-acid sequence MLHLGDLKIAQTNNMVISSLPQQGAKATVDVSSETGFFNILKGQVQSADQVSPSSIDRPEPQRNVTAAPAEDKQPREDTRKSTQKDEPSQSQARAEEQQGQKAAAQLQGKEGKSADTKNTTEKKQAVEQQPAGKIDKEAGAGTRIREKQKHKKAGEPEMQELQDGLYRMIDFLKGKDQPEIKQIKASVQELHDLLRDTKQNPDRATLKKVLDKLASSIDGYIRSALGGKSEQAAGSLAGIQEALKKIRAVDDKNQARKNAGSPEGAAPAVKDLLAKIEFLLDGVKGEGSHQRSGANDQGSTPSFSFNAVKGDVSAKHTDVAAAAPKNSLFRENLESIIQNAKVVVRDSRNGSFSVRLHPDELGTVSISLKLHEGIVRGSFLVETPEAKELLTGNLEYIRQQLQDAGIAVGEFQVNVNDQRGRLLRDRDEHGSAFVAPAEQAVEIESSFAANALGYHDGRINLVI; translated from the coding sequence ATGCTCCATTTAGGTGATTTAAAAATCGCTCAGACCAACAACATGGTTATTTCTTCGCTGCCGCAGCAGGGCGCCAAGGCAACCGTGGATGTTTCATCTGAAACGGGCTTTTTCAACATACTGAAGGGCCAGGTCCAGTCAGCGGACCAGGTATCCCCTTCTTCGATTGATAGACCTGAGCCGCAAAGGAATGTTACCGCCGCTCCGGCAGAGGATAAGCAGCCCCGGGAAGATACCCGCAAGAGCACTCAGAAGGATGAGCCTTCCCAGTCCCAGGCCAGGGCCGAAGAGCAGCAGGGGCAGAAGGCCGCGGCCCAGCTTCAGGGAAAAGAGGGAAAAAGCGCTGACACGAAAAACACAACCGAGAAAAAACAGGCTGTGGAGCAGCAGCCGGCCGGCAAAATTGATAAGGAAGCCGGAGCCGGAACCAGGATCCGTGAAAAGCAAAAGCATAAGAAAGCCGGCGAACCGGAGATGCAGGAGCTCCAGGACGGCCTGTACCGGATGATCGATTTTCTTAAAGGAAAGGATCAGCCGGAGATCAAGCAGATCAAGGCATCCGTCCAGGAACTGCACGACCTGCTCCGCGATACGAAGCAGAACCCGGACCGCGCGACACTGAAAAAGGTCCTCGATAAACTGGCATCTTCAATTGACGGATATATCAGGTCCGCCCTGGGCGGAAAATCAGAACAGGCGGCCGGCTCCCTCGCGGGGATCCAGGAAGCGCTGAAAAAGATCAGGGCCGTTGACGATAAGAACCAGGCCCGCAAGAATGCCGGCTCTCCCGAAGGCGCCGCTCCGGCCGTGAAGGATCTGCTGGCAAAAATTGAATTCCTCCTCGACGGCGTCAAGGGAGAGGGCTCCCATCAGCGCTCCGGCGCCAACGACCAGGGGAGCACCCCGTCATTTTCATTTAACGCCGTGAAAGGCGACGTGTCCGCCAAACACACCGACGTCGCGGCCGCAGCTCCGAAGAACAGCCTTTTCAGGGAAAACCTTGAGAGCATAATCCAGAACGCGAAAGTGGTCGTCAGGGACAGCCGGAACGGCTCCTTCTCGGTGCGCCTGCACCCGGATGAGCTCGGCACGGTCAGCATCAGCCTGAAACTGCATGAGGGAATCGTCCGCGGCAGCTTCCTGGTCGAGACGCCGGAGGCCAAGGAGCTTCTCACGGGAAACCTTGAGTATATCCGCCAGCAGCTCCAGGACGCGGGCATCGCCGTGGGAGAATTCCAGGTGAACGTGAACGACCAGCGGGGCAGGCTGCTGAGGGACCGCGACGAGCATGGCTCCGCCTTTGTCGCGCCGGCGGAACAGGCCGTGGAAATCGAGAGCAGCTTCGCCGCGAACGCCCTCGGGTACCATGACGGCCGCATCAATCTGGTCATATAG
- a CDS encoding AraC family transcriptional regulator, translating to MELTMPELIIIAGGFLYFITATLYLVEKNKTFAHFIIAAFLFSTSIWQIYHGLAIMGVMHNYPHLSLIHFPFYFFSIPLLFFFFRILTEDDFTFKPGLLIHFMPGIAAFIILIPFYMQTSEVKRMLFTNTMQARDRIPSQLPQPHVLLVLVVISMVSYAAYFAVRSVPFLIRKRHAMHRITVFSLSIIASFYMAIISYVAIFILVRFFSVDPAYFKYMIRIISVLLSIQIYIILIVKTRHPDYIIRIQAEAKKIRYATSRITGLDIDGIITRLNELMVTEKIFCDEDLTLAGLAEELSITPYQLSQILNERLNKNFNTYINEFRIREAEKILIDEPERSITSISYAVGFNTPATFYKAFGKIFSISPIKYREECRVTAKNQK from the coding sequence ATGGAACTAACGATGCCGGAATTGATTATCATCGCCGGGGGTTTCCTGTACTTTATCACCGCGACGCTCTATCTGGTCGAGAAAAACAAGACCTTCGCCCACTTTATAATCGCGGCCTTCCTTTTTTCAACATCAATCTGGCAGATTTACCATGGCTTGGCGATAATGGGGGTAATGCACAACTATCCGCACTTATCTCTCATTCATTTTCCATTTTATTTCTTCAGTATACCCCTGCTCTTTTTCTTTTTCAGGATCCTTACGGAAGATGATTTTACATTCAAGCCGGGACTGCTGATTCATTTCATGCCCGGCATAGCTGCTTTTATCATCCTGATCCCTTTCTACATGCAGACATCTGAAGTCAAGCGGATGTTGTTCACTAACACAATGCAGGCGAGGGACAGGATACCTTCTCAACTTCCCCAGCCTCACGTGCTGCTCGTGCTTGTTGTGATATCGATGGTTTCATATGCCGCATATTTTGCAGTGCGGAGCGTTCCCTTTCTCATCAGGAAACGCCATGCGATGCACCGGATAACGGTTTTCTCTCTCAGTATTATCGCCTCCTTTTATATGGCGATCATAAGCTATGTCGCCATTTTCATCCTGGTCCGCTTTTTTTCCGTTGATCCAGCCTATTTCAAATACATGATCAGAATCATTTCTGTTCTTCTTTCGATTCAGATTTACATCATACTCATTGTTAAAACACGGCACCCGGATTACATTATCCGCATCCAGGCGGAAGCCAAAAAGATCCGTTATGCCACATCCCGCATAACGGGTCTCGACATAGATGGGATAATAACGAGGCTCAATGAACTGATGGTAACCGAGAAAATATTCTGCGACGAGGATTTGACCCTTGCCGGACTCGCCGAAGAGCTTTCAATAACCCCGTACCAGCTTTCACAGATCCTCAACGAACGCCTTAATAAAAACTTCAACACCTATATCAACGAGTTCCGGATCAGGGAAGCGGAAAAAATATTGATAGATGAACCGGAACGGTCCATAACCAGCATCTCATACGCCGTGGGCTTCAATACGCCGGCGACCTTCTACAAGGCCTTTGGGAAGATATTCAGCATATCTCCCATCAAGTACAGGGAAGAATGCAGGGTGACCGCCAAGAATCAGAAGTAA
- a CDS encoding DUF2892 domain-containing protein — protein MKKNVGASDRYVRTLIGLAFVLNIFSLEPTRFGMFVLLAIGALILNTAYTQYCFIYDLLNINTFEKKVKPAEPAQPAAH, from the coding sequence ATGAAGAAGAACGTTGGCGCATCCGATCGTTACGTCAGGACCCTCATCGGCCTTGCTTTTGTCCTGAACATTTTCTCATTGGAGCCGACACGGTTCGGCATGTTCGTTCTGCTGGCAATCGGCGCATTGATTCTAAATACCGCCTATACCCAGTACTGCTTCATCTATGACCTGTTGAACATCAACACCTTCGAGAAAAAGGTCAAACCGGCGGAACCGGCGCAGCCCGCGGCGCATTAA